Sequence from the Thermoproteales archaeon genome:
CTATTCTAAAATCTGTTCTTATGATAGTTGCCATGGATCATCTTAAAGTAGCTAAAACATTAGAGATGCTGTTTGATTTTTCTAGCATAGATGTCGATCCATTTTCTACTGGATGTGCGTCGGCTCTGGGCAGGATACAGTTAGAAAGAATTAGAAAAGCTTCTTCAATACTTAGGTCCTGCGAATCTGAAAAGCAAATTATGGATGAAAAATCTTTAGAAGAACTTTCTAATGCTCTCGAACAATTGAACGACATTATGAAAGGCGTTATAGAAGCTATAGCAGACATTCTTGAAAGATCGGAAGATCCCCGATCAAGGATTTTAAGACATTTATCAATCATTTATGGGCAGAATCAGAATTTATTTCTGGCTTTTAAAAGGCGTGGTCTTCACGTCCCAAGCAAGTGCAAATAAAGTGAAATATCCTTAGATATATAATAGTTTATGAGTTATTGGTTATAAAATTCCGTTATTCTAAGCATTCAGAAAACAACAAATATTAGAATGTAAACTTAACACTCGAGAATATGGTCGTGTTTTCCCTTAAAAACATCGAAATTAATGTCATAAAGGGGGACATCACTGAAATTGAGGCCGATGCTATAGTAAACGCGGCTAACTCTTTTCTAAGACATGGTGGTGGCGTTGCTTTAGCGATAGTTCAGAAGGGAGGATATATTATACAAAAGGAAAGCGAGGAATATGTTAAAAAACATGGTATTGTTCCAGAAGGGGGAGTGGCTGTAACAGGGGCAGGTAGGCTAAAAGCGAAATATGTGATCCATGCGGTTGGTCCAGTCTATGGCGACCCAGAGGGGGATAAGAAGCTTTATTCAGCTTTCAGGT
This genomic interval carries:
- a CDS encoding ADP-ribose-binding protein, with amino-acid sequence MVVFSLKNIEINVIKGDITEIEADAIVNAANSFLRHGGGVALAIVQKGGYIIQKESEEYVKKHGIVPEGGVAVTGAGRLKAKYVIHAVGPVYGDPEGDKKLYSAFRSALLKADELGLKSIALPAISTGVFGYPYEKCAELLVKALKEFDIISKNVRKVIVCLYLEKAYETFVKVFNKHFKAA